Genomic window (Streptomyces yatensis):
GGAACAGAGCTCATCCGGGCCGCGCTCCGCGGGCTGCTGGACGGTCTGGAACGCGTCCTCGCCGAGCGGCTCTCCCGGGACGACGCCGTCGGTCTGCTCACGGTCCCGCCGGTCGAGGCGGCGCGGGTCCTGGTCACCATGACGCGCGGCAACGTCGTCATCGAAAGCGTGTACCGGGATCCGTCCCGGCTGCGGACCGCGGTCAAGACCCTGGTCGACATGATCATCCGCGCCGACTGACGGCCCTCGCCGGCACCCGGCGGTCCCTCCCTCCGACGCGATCCCGGGTGTACCGTTCCTTCCCGCTGGAGCAGGCGGCCGACGCCTGGCGGGCTGTCCAGGAGGAGGGCCGCACCCGCGGCCGGATCGTGCTGGACATCGACGCCAACTGACGTCAGCCCCCTACCTGCGGCTTCATCGCGGGCAGGGGGCTTCGGTGCACGGCAGCCGCGAGGGCCGATGCGCGAACTCTCAGCGCAGCGCCGCCTCGCCCGAGTACACCGCACGCAGCGCGCGCTCGACCGTCTCCTCGTTTTCGCCGACCGGGGCCACGTAGTCCAGGATGCCGCGTGCCGCGGTCTCGCCGACGGTGCGGGTGATGACCCATGTGGCGAGGTACTGGGACGACAGGCAGCCGCCCGCCGTGGCGATGTTTCCCTCGGCGTGGAAGGGGGCGTCCAGTACGGTGACGCCGCCGGCCTCGACGAAGGGGCGGCTCTTCTGGTCCGTGCAGGCGGGCATGCCGTTCAGCAGCCCGAGCCGCGAGAGCACCAGCGCGCCGGAGCACTGGGCGCCGATCAGCTGGCGTGAGGGGTCGAGGGGGAGGCGGGAGATCAGTTCGTCGTCGGCGACTACCTCGCGCGCCTTCACGCCGCTGCCGATCAGGACGACGTCGGCTTCGGTCACGAACTCCATCGGGCGCTGGCCGGTGACCTCGACGCCGTTCATGGAGGCGACCACCGGCGTCGGTGTGGTGATGAAGGCCTCCAGGCCGTCCTTGCGGCATCGGTTGATCAGCGCGGAGGCGATGAAGCTGTCGAGCTCGTTGAATCCGTCAAAGGTGACCACGGCTACCTGCGGCATGGCATCTCCTCACGTGCGGTAAGGCGGCTCGATAAGCGGCTCAGTGTCCCCCGGGCGCCGGGACCGGGTCGCGGGCCAATCCGGGGGCGGTGGCTCATCGGGCCATAAGACCTCTTAAGGACTTACGCTGAAATCGTCCGCTGCGGCCGCACAACCGAGGGACGGGACGGTGAGCTACGCATGGCCAAGTACGAGCAGATCGCCGATGCCCTGCGGCAGAGCATCCGCGCGGGTCAGCTGCTGCCCGGGGAGCGGCTTCCGGCCGAGGACAAGCTCGCGGCGCGGTATCGGACCAGTGTGCCGACGCTGCAGCGGGCGCTGTCGGAGCTGGTGGCCGAGGGGCTGATCGACCGGCGGCACGGGGTGGGGACGTTCGTCCGCACTCCGCGCCGGCGGGTCATGCGGAGCAACGACCGGCACCAGTGGGAGAAGGACCGGGTGCGCCGGTCCACGGCGGAGCGGCTGCGGACCGGGTCCACCGAGCACGACACCGGGCTGGAGGTGACCGACCTCGCCTTCCACGCCGAGTACCGCGACGCGAAGGCCGACGAGGACCTGGCGTCGGTCTTCGGGGTCCCCATGGGCACGCGGGTGCTGGAGCGTATCTACCGCACCAACTGCCGCGCGGAGGACGCGCCGTTCGCCCTGGTGCACTCCTACCTCGTCCACGACGTGGTGGCCGCCAATCCGGATCTGCTCGACGCCGCCAACGAGCCCTGGCCCGGCGGCACCCAGAATCAGCTCTACACGATCGGCATCGAGCTGGACCGCGTAGAGGAACGGATCACGGCCCGGCCGCCGACGGTGGAAGAGGCAGAAGCCCTCGGGCTGAAGAAGGGGGTGTCGGTGATCGTCCTGCGCAAGATCTGTACGGATATCCGCGACCGGGTCGTGGAGGTCTCCGACGTGACGCTGTGCGGAGACCGTACGGAGCTCGTCTTCAC
Coding sequences:
- a CDS encoding zinc-binding dehydrogenase; protein product: MYRSFPLEQAADAWRAVQEEGRTRGRIVLDIDAN
- a CDS encoding DJ-1/PfpI family protein, with protein sequence MPQVAVVTFDGFNELDSFIASALINRCRKDGLEAFITTPTPVVASMNGVEVTGQRPMEFVTEADVVLIGSGVKAREVVADDELISRLPLDPSRQLIGAQCSGALVLSRLGLLNGMPACTDQKSRPFVEAGGVTVLDAPFHAEGNIATAGGCLSSQYLATWVITRTVGETAARGILDYVAPVGENEETVERALRAVYSGEAALR
- a CDS encoding GntR family transcriptional regulator; translation: MAKYEQIADALRQSIRAGQLLPGERLPAEDKLAARYRTSVPTLQRALSELVAEGLIDRRHGVGTFVRTPRRRVMRSNDRHQWEKDRVRRSTAERLRTGSTEHDTGLEVTDLAFHAEYRDAKADEDLASVFGVPMGTRVLERIYRTNCRAEDAPFALVHSYLVHDVVAANPDLLDAANEPWPGGTQNQLYTIGIELDRVEERITARPPTVEEAEALGLKKGVSVIVLRKICTDIRDRVVEVSDVTLCGDRTELVFTTSLKRW